The genomic window ccttctttttatttatcGTGTGTGAAAGAGAAGCTGCACCAGCAGCGTTGTGTGGACTGGTCGTGTTACAGTGTGAATCCCGGTTACATTAGAGCCTCGTGTTGGACCCGTGTGAGCCTTCGTTttaaacatgagaaaaaaaccacacaaatgTCCAGTATCCATTTAGATTTTATTGCCTGGATTTTAACATAACAGCAGGTTTTTTTTCACgtttataaaataaagttttataatTGATCCAACAACAGTGATTGCATTGATTTGACTGGTTGCTGGTGACACAGCGGCACGGGGCGGGGTTACTGTACGAGTCTCGTTTAAACACAGAATTACtgttcaacactgcaggtttgCTACCACTCACAGTAAAACTGACTCACACTGTGAAGATGAGGATCCCCTGAGGTGGTTTGATTTTCTATTGCTACACCGGGTGATTCTGCACAACGCAGAACATAATGCTCCAGCACACAGAGGCCTCCAATCACATCTGAGTAATAGTGTTAGTCGCTATCCAGGTTTACTGGTATCATGAACCTGGTTCACCTAACTACAGCATATCACCATGGTAACCCTGAGCTACCTACTCtggaaaatgtgcatttttctaCAGTTTCTCAGGTGAGCACATCCCTAAACTGCAGGCTTTGAGGTATATTTGATCCTGTATACTATTATTAAGAACACCTGAAGGTGTTAACACGGGTGGTGCGACTCCTTTTGCAAAGGAAGCCTACGCAGGTGTTTGGCTTCACTATCATCATGAAGCTTATTAATTCTGCAGCGTTCATCAGCAGCACAGTTTTTAGCGTCTCATCCGAGCAGCAATCCGATGCTTGGAACCACAAACGCAGTCCCTCGAATGACCACAGGATGTGGCTGTTTTGATTCCAGCATCTAACTGATGCTTTCATTGATCTTTAGTGACTTTTAGTACGACACCAGTCTGTGCTGCCTGTAATGAACCACCCGCCCTCCTAACATCAACCTGCCTGTAGGTGAGTTCATGATACCAGTGATCCTGGATCAGCGAGTCCAGGAGACAAAGAGCAGGACTACAGCGGACGGACACATCATCAGGACCACGAACAGTCAGTGtaacttcacagaaaaaaataaaaaagatgcaCCAGACCTCCCTCCCCCACTAAAGAGTGGGGTGCATAGAGCAGTCATGGATTGTGTGTTTATGAGGCACATTGAGGTATCGGGCAGTTACAGGACCAGCTGTCCCCTCATGTTTTACGCAGGAATTATGGGTCGTGTGCTTTGAAGGCCtcgtttctgttttatcttttacaaTGAATAATACTGAAAACTACCAAAAACCACATTcagccaaacactgtcagcCAGTCCTGCTGAATCCAATCACCGACCCCTCAGGTTATATTCCAGTCGCCTGTGGATATCCGGGTAGGGATGGTTTtcctccatcttttttttttttcttttaaatgaacgCGGGCCGTTTACAAAGAGATTAAAACACTAAACTATCATCACAGTTTCTGAACAGGCTGAAGGTAATCAGAGCTGAGGCTCGCAGAAGTCCCGAGGCGCAGACACGGTAAAAACATGGATGCATCTACCTGCATTCTGTCTGAAGGCCACCAGGTGGCGATAGCTGGGTTCCAGTTTTATAGGTGTTTAAACTGCTTTCTGTCTTGactttaactctttttttttttcccccccctgaTGATCATCAAGTGTTTCCTTGTTGTTTTAGAGCGCGTGTTCTGGGTGTTTTATCAGCATCGAGGCGCCAAGCACACGACTCAGGGAGAGTTTTATTTCTGCCCTGGAAGAAGGCCCGCGGGCGTGATGGTGGAAGTCCGGCTTCAATGCGTGAATGTGGCTTTAAGAAGTCGATTAGATCAGAATAGAAATGTTGGTACATTTACCACCAGAGCAAACATGACGGTTTTACTGCCAGGAATAAAAACTTTTTCAGCAATTCTAAAAATCCTTTCAACCTGTCCTTTAAGGATCTGTAACAACGCTCTACTCGCTGACGGTAACCAGCACCACGTGTTCGGTATGTCAGTGTGGACAGTTAACTTCCTACAATGACGGTTCAGACTGACACTGGTTACAGCACAGGTACAGGTAAGGAAGAGTCGAGGAGGGAACACGGTAACGCAGACCCCCCGGCACATGTTCAGCACTACTTTGTTGTTTTCCCCACAGTAGACGAGACCTCTTCTTCACCCGGCCTCGGTCCTGCGTTATAAAGTGCATCGACAACGGAAAGAGGCTaccacagagaaatgtctcattTTCAGTGTTGTGAAGCTTcaaactgtcacaacagcaacaATCACAACAGCGATGATCTCTAAGAttacttaaattaaaaaacaataaaaggccaCTTCCATCAGTGAATAAAAACGAGCTCCCTGCCCGCCTCCTCTAGATGTGTTCAGGGACCGTCTCCAGGGCCTCGGCCGGGTCTCGGTCCACGTCGACGTTCTGGGAAAGAAAGTCAAACTGAGTCTGATGCACAGAGTCGCAGTGCTTTGAATCAATGCAGgctgcacacgcacgcacgtgcacgcacacacacacctgtgattTATTAAAACCATTAGTTCACCGAGTGTGGGCGGTTCCTCTGCACCTCGGTCAGTGTCAGGTTTCGTTAACGCTACGACTTGTGTTCAGCCGTTTgtgtttaaaagaagaaaaatcatatttcatatttaccACCGGCTTGTCTCTGTGCGTGTTGACGGCCTCGATGTTCAGGAAGACGGATTCCACTTTGCAACCTGAGGGAACAACAGACGGACGCTGTGATTGCATGTCGTGACTTCTTCCACCAGCACGCCGttcaaaaacaactttaatcATCTTACTTTGTGTTTGCTAGTTTACGCTGCAGAGCTTGTTTTAATGATACTAACAGAGGAGGACGTTAAAGTCAGAGGCAGAAGAAGGCGAGACTGACCGTAAGCGACTGGCGTGAGTTTCAGAACCGTGTGCAGAGGACACTTCAGGTACGGCAGCTCGTCTGAACAcagagaaatgtttgtttatccACAGCATGCCTGCTGCCATCACTCTAACCACAGAGAAATAAACTCGGGGAATCTATCATCGTTTCTTCATTTGTTTCATTATCGAAAAAATCCTGTGAAAGATAAATAAGAAGTGATCCTGTACTCTCAGCGGTGGGTTCATAGGGTGATATTTATGGGAATAATTCAAAACAACATTGGTTTTAATCACCTTTCGATCACAAACATGAGCGTaaaggctcaaagcctcagcaAAGCCACTGCAGAAGAACCACTTACTAGCACTCTTGTCCAGGAAGTAGGCCAGCAGACACCTCATGACTGCCTGGTGACAGATGACTAGAACGTTCTCCTGCCTCTCCAGCTCCATGATGACCGGCTCCAGACGCTGAACGAGGTCCTCGTACgactgagacacacacagttaGACATCAGTCACTTTGCTGTCAACGCGTGAAGCTGAACGAGGCTCCTCTTGTCGTCAAACACTCGGATTTACTATCTGACTCAAAATGGgaccagatttattttttaatcgctttaatgttttattcagtaaaaCATGCAACAGAGACCTAAACTCATAGTGACTCCTATTACACAGCCAGAGcagctgccccctgctggccagcaGGTGTACGCAGGGTCCACACCCACCTCTCCTTTAGGGTAGCGGTAGCGATACTTGTCTTGGTCCCTCAGCGCGAACTCCTCGGGGAAATGCTCCTGAATCTCCTCGTACGTCATCTCCTCACAAACCCCCTGAAGTGAAACACACAGGAAGTCAGACTCGTCTCCTACGAGCAGAAATCATCTACGTGAAGCGGCCGAGCCGTTTCTTTACGTACGGCGTCGATCTCGTTGAGAGCTTTCCATTGTTCGTACTGGACTCCCAGAGCCTCTGCGGTCTGGATGGTCCTCTTCATGTGGCTCGTCCACACCTTCAGGTCGCTGATGCACTGCCCACGCATGTAGGTGCCCAGAGTGCTGGCAAACTGACGGACAAGAGAAAAATCTCACTGACAACAACATGACCCGAGATCacaggtgcatttaaaaaaaacaaaaaacaaaaaacaaaccttcgCCCCGCGAGAGGAAAGCCCAGAGTCGCCTCCGATGCGACCCACGAGGTTCAGTTCGCTCTCACCGTGGCGACACAGGTAGATGGACCTCGGGGTGACGTGGATGTTCATGAGGTAGTAGACGATCCGGCTCTGAATGTGGTCCTGGACCCGGTTCACCAGGTATCTGCTGCCCACGTTGAAGATTTTAATGTAAGACAAGTTCCTGCAGAAAGACGAGGAAAAGAGACCCAAAAGCGTCAGCCCTCTTTAACTTCCTCTGCTGGACACAACGGTGCGTTTACGTAACAAAGACACAGATCGCCCAGTCCGAAGACGCAGGACCAACAACCTGTCACGCAGCGATGTATCAATGTGAAGCTCCTATAAAGATTTCATTCTTTAAAGTTGTTCATTTCTTCTGCCATCATATTTGTACTTAGTTACATTTGTACTTAATGCACacgcattttgttttttctcagtgtgaTGGATGCTCAGGGACGACTTCAGGATCTCACCCAAgattgttggtttaaaatggagcactgtaacaaaaaataatttcccccagggatcaataaagtattctgattctgattctgattcaaccACAGACGGTCCCATTAGTGGGCAAACCGCTCagcctcctgagccacagtcatGTGAGGAATCCTGCCGTATTATTGGCTCGTGCAACCGCTGCACCAGCTGAGACGGACGTCCGTAAAGCTCTCGCTCCACAATTTATTACAATTTAAACATATTGtcatatttaaccctttaagacctaccatagcaccaagtccgccagagcttatattatatttttacctgctgtggagccatttttgggagcatttcaagttgctatacatcaatacaaccattacagcccaaattttaataatatgtattcattaagtgcatagtaattacataaattgcaaaaaagtgcaataaactacaaaaaaattgaaaatcgttttttttaacatatatttctagttagagaaatttaagaggcttatccctcaaaactgtaaatacacaaactagtttccctccaaaggaaatttattttaagtgtcttcatagttttatttttgagatacaccaattttcatatactgcaggaaaaacgaaaaaatatattataatgcaaatttacaaaataacagcatgtgcatcaaaataaactatttccagcagtgcaatatgagtcctcagcatcccagagACGACACAGAAATTcagaaagtcaaagataacttttaaaaacacaagtataggttCATGAGGCCACgatggtaaaaaaacaaaacaaaaaacaaactacatttccgcaaaatgacgtcacttctggttttgggcaggtcatggcggacatgcgatagttcacgctgatggacgtaggaagtgttacgaacagctgatcggatcggcaaagcgtgtttctggaatattatgtttttgttgctgcaagtgctttttatgcagtttttgcaaagctgtaTGTGGAAGGAacctgtgaccgaggacaagctgatggcatcagatgtaagtacaactcctctggtttcatatgcaaaacaaattattgcgctagctcacgtggttgcagagctactgggatttaaaaatagttacacaaaatggagcgtgctgctccgaccggctttaaagggttaatgggcTTCAGAGGCATCAACTCAAACCAACATCGACTGTGCAGAGTGATTGATGTGATGATGGAGTTTAATTCCAAATTCTCTGTGTAAGGTTATTTTATGAGTTTAGCATGAACAGAGAGTGTGGCTGATCTGCCTCCATGCTAACAGTGAACCACGAGGTGTGGATGTGACTCAGAAGCTGATTTTCCACAGCAGAGGCAGTCACCTGTCCTTGGTGTCATCGAGGGGGACGTAGGTCATCGTATAACATTCGATCCTCTTCAGGAAGTCGGCCACAGCCTCCTCTTTGTCACAGCCGGCGTAGTCCGGGCTGCTCAGCTTCACTTGCTGTTTTCAGGCAGAGAGAGTGGGAAAAGTCACGACTAAAGCAGGGCACATGCTGAGAGAGACGTGAGCTGCACGCACAACATGAAGTCTGAAACGAGCCAAACTGAAGAGAAAAGGACGGAGAAGCTGCAGGAAGGGTTTCTCCACGCTTTTGTTGTGGAACAAAAACCAGTCCAGGTCCTGCCAAGACACCCGCGGGCTGGCACAGCGAGCTCGGTTCAGCCCgttccaacaaaaacaaactgaaagcgCACCGGATCCCGGCTCCGAGCAGCGACTCGCCTCGGCTCACTTACTTTAATATTCTCAGCGATGATGTCGGGGTCGTCACATATCGACTCCACAAAGAAAACCTGAACAGGAAGGGAAACAAAAGCTGTCACAGAGGTTTGACGaacacatttctatttttaataaagagaaagaaagaaagttgacCTTGTAGCCGTTTTCTTTGGCAAAGTTCAGGATGACCTCTCTGCGGTCCTGGGTGGTGTTCGTGGCATCAAAAACCTTCAAGAGACAAACTCAATAAGACCACGCTGACCGACTTTAACAGCTGCTCACACAAGGATGTGATGACTTGTGTTCACGGCGTTTTAGGGAGATCTGATTTGTCACTGTaatattgtgtttgtgtgtccactACAAACAAAAACGTGCTGCTGAGCAGTTTGGAGGAAACTTTGAGTTTGACTCACCACCACCTGACCCTGCTCCCTGCTGATGTACTCGCACACGTCTTGGAGGGCAGCGACGGCACAGGCCCTGCGTGCCGACACAGAAACCGACACGTTAAAGATGTATGACACTGTCAGCAGGCGGGACTCACCCCTCATATCTTTACATGCTGGTAGGAAAGTAGGAAACAGCTTCAGCCGTTCATGCTGCATTTCCACGTATGTGCGCGTGTGTTGAGTTTCATGCACCTCAGTTATGCCAAAGAACAGCTGGACAGCTGTGAGTGTTTAAAGTCTGTTACATACTGCTGCGATCTGACCACTGTGAGCGCTACAAAAGCTCATCTTATCTGCAGGACATCAAATGGAAGGTGAGCAGCACTGTGGAGAGTTACAGGTCAGTGCGACCGACTGAAGAAGGGGCTGAGGGGCCGAGATCATGGACGGTGAGCTCTGCAGTGAACTGCTCCAGCTCCCATCTCACTTTGTGTCACAGATTATTTAAGGCCAGTTTATGACTCAACAACAAAAGTCTAAAAACAAAGTGTGAAcgattctaacaagcttgaaaatgAATATCTGATACGGTCACTTTCAGTCTTTACtagataccacttttttatgtccgataccgataccgatatcataaatttggatatctgccgataccgatatgaatccgatatagtgtttttttaatcaacaaaactgttttttaaaatatcttgctgcattttgcaagtctgcaagttcatactcaagtttaaaacaacaactacactaaagctattttgttatacctgtatacaaaaaaaatatttcatagttcagcaatactgatcaatctaataaacttaaacctacaccatcctccctattctggtattttaaagagtacttagcgtaaatattaagcaacctaactaatagggttccaactcccagcaacaacaaaaataaataaataaaaaatagggaaccacccctcacgctccacctcatgatgcttaatcgacgtaatcaaccttaatttgatgcagtgtggaaaaaaaatgcacagaaatcaattatttttcaagaaatattaaatagattcaacatctttcttcaacaaaattgcagactgcacagatggtaccttcccaaagtaaaaagtactatagcttactagggtatatatattagacttaatagtcactatatacagtaattgacttctattcattttacatcaaattaaaactttgggtgtcagataattatttattaaaagctagacattttaaatgagaataagaaagaaaagtatgtctttgtgcccccttttcccagttaatgccctatcggcccccctggctaaactttgctagatccgcccctgcacagttactagcgtcagctacgtagaaaaagatcctcgagtagaaagtaatattaaatacattctaacaacagcttatcaagcttaaacgtgcttctgttgttcagccgctggtttcctctttctggtgcaaagtggaccaaaaacaaactagagacacggactcgcgacagaaaagctgatcagctgatcatttaagcagtttcacgattgaagtagcagccggagagcgagaggcagtcgctcgttaagcttaacgcaggaatgctttacaaacattcagagatggacttacacacttgctttacttctctcggggataactttgtcggagatgaaatgccgggttgctagcgaagctccacatgctatccagaccaccgacaggtcccgcatgccacagccgctctatcacgtgaggcatactgctccgacgtgctaacgttctgaggtgagttacggcgtgttgcaagttttgtgaggtgctttcgtgatatttaatggatcggattacattttttatttttctccgatatccgatccagtaatttaggtcagtatcggaccgataccgatacgtaatatcggatcggtccatctctagtcttTACGCCTAAACGACTCACAGCTCaggtacaagaactggactgaaaacgggagaaaaagcagcaaatgtcCAAACAGTAACTTTTAAAGACCTTCAGAGAGTTGGACTCGTATTGCTCACgagcactttaaaaatgacGGCGTAGTCTGGCTCCTCTGAAGCAACATGCTGTGGGTTTCATAAACACAGCCTCACACACTAACGCCTTAATGCCGAGGTGTGGCACACGTGCAGCTGAGGGTTCGTACTTGCGGATCTTCATGGCCTCCTCGTTGTCGGGTCTGAAGAACTGGTAGCTGTTGTAGGAGCAGGTGGCCTGTCTGCGGTACTGCCCCACATTAAACACTGGAACACAGAGAACACAATCCTGCTGACACAGTGACAGGGTCTGGATCTGTAGCAATGAGCTAACAACGCTCAGAGACTAAACTTACAGCTAAACATGCTAATGAGGATGCCATCTGCTGGCTTTTAGCAGTGACCATCACAGGTTAGGAGAACGAGCCATGAAGGAttataacaacacaaacaaggaGCAGTAACTGTGGCTGACAGCAGCACACGTTCTAACCCACGATGCTTTCAGACGGCTGAAAAAGaccaaactgcagttcctctaacatcCAGCAGAAGCTCCAGCAATCAGTCCGTCCCCATAAACCCGGGgtggcaactccaggcctcgagggccggtgtcctgcagggtttagatgtgtccttgatccagcacagctgattcaaatggctaaatgacctcctcaacatgtgctgaagttctccagaggcctgggaatgaaccaatcatgtgattcaggtgtgttgaccccgggtgggatctaaaacctgcagggcaccggccctcgaggcctggagttgcccaccctgcatagactcccatgttaaaacttcTGCTTCGGTCTCTAAACACAAGCTCTGCTCCATAAAACCGTACAGCTTCACTGTGAACAGAAGAGCAGATGGAAAACTCGTGTGGAGAATAACAGATTTTTGCACTGATGAAGAAGAAAGTATGTGCACAGCTTACAGCTGTTATGACCGAGGATGGAAATCTCCTTACTATCATTTAAATGTCATCAACAGACTCATCAGAGCCATGCTGACTGGAATGAACTTCCTTGAAATCTGACAGTGTTAGGATCCTCTGAAGGATGTGCTGCCAACATGTTGGTGTCAAATACCGCAGAGCACCTTCAGAGTCCTGAGGAGGCCTCAGCGCCCTGGAAGTGTTTTGGCAACACACAGCAGACCAAATAAAGTCCGGACAGCCAGAAACGCCGCGGCCAAACAGTTCCTTTGCTCTCATCCGCATCTCTGTAACCTGCCTGTTTATTCACAAAGCTTTGACCTGAGAAACGTTATTACTCTGCTGCTCAGTCAGAGTCTGTGTGAAGGTTTACAGAAATCACTCCAAGCTGCATCAAACAGCACCTGCGAACACGAGCTGCGTTACAGCTCACACTAACAGATGCGTTTCCATCTGTGTGGCGACGGCCTGGTGTGTCAGTTTAGCCCCGCGCTGTCAGCCGATACCTTTGGTTTTGACGCCGATCCAGTTCAGGTACCTGGTGAGCTTCGTGGAGATGTAGGTTTTCCCTCGTGCCGGGAGGCCCACCATCACGATCATGGTCGGGGAGTTGGTGAACTGGGGCACCGAGGCTGAaacgcacaaacacaaagacggTGACTACAGGTGACCAGCGCAGGTGTCCGAGGAGGAAAACACACCGACGTCTCAAAGAAGCCGTGAAAGTTTTACCATCTGAAGTCTGACGAACATTTCAAACACATCAGTCTTATAAATACTGACACAAGCCTGCAAAATACTCCAGCTACTACATTACAATGCTAGCATCTCGACAGATggctccgcccctccctgagcctgtcggaggtttcttcctgttcaaagggagtttttccttcccgctgttgccaaagtgcttgtttaaAGGGGACATATGGTTGTTGGGTGTtctcttaataaataaatacatttaagtaaatgtttataaattcatttctgttttttatgtaaaaatgtgtCAAAGACATTAGAACttcttcctttttatttcattcatttctttgaAGCCTCGGTCCTCCGTACGATCCTGATCTAAAAGTTAATGCCTGGCTGTGAAGGAgaggcagcaacaacacaacCATGTTCGGCTCATCTCGTAAACAATGTCTGACTGCACAGCTTTCCTTCGCTGACGTCAGTACAAGTGTGCCACGGAGGGTTCGAGCTGGACTAAATGTTATTTTGGTGATAAGAAGGAACACCGTCTGACCGCGAGTCATTTTTCAGAGTCACAGGCTGTAATCTTTCCTCCCACAGCCGTACAGAAAGGAGGTGATTTTAAGCTCATGGCCAGCTTCTCTCTTCTTCATCGCTTCAGTTTCATCTGTTTGTTTCCCAACCTTTGTGCACTTTACTGTAGTTTAAGTAGGAAGTGCAGCTGAAGTCAGTGAAGTTTACTGCTGTTCTTTGAAATACGTTTTCTTCtcatttactgtgtttttccttttcccacaTCAGCACTGATCTCATTTCTTGCTGTCGTTGGCTTTTGTAAAGcacgctgtgtttgtgtgtctgttgtacATAAATACATCACACCTGATTACCGATTGATGTGGAGTTAAGACCATAAATCACCCTAAAACCACTCAGACCCATCTTGTGACATCTCCACAGCTCCGACCGCAGGCTGCAGACACACCGACTGCACAGACGAAGCAGTCACAGGGAAATGTCACACGTATTCTTGTGCTTTTACTTTGGTAAAGGATCCAAATAAAAACTTTAGCACTCAGAAAGCAGCAGTGAGCACTGGTTGTTCACGTGTGGTGAGGAACGGTGAGTTTCCTCTTCAGGTGTTTGGCTGCTGCTGTCGCCCCCCTCGTTGTTAGGCTGCCCGTTCAATGCTTACAAAGCTGCAAAATGTTAACACGTCTGAGTGAAAGCTTCAAGGAAGATCTGAGAGGAACCTGACATtcgtttgtttcttcttctgacAGCTGCTCCGTGTGGGATCTTACTTTCAACAGCCCTCTGCATGCACTCAGATATATACAGACGTCACATCAGCAGCAGAAATGTGGACTTTACAGCAGAGAATCAGCAGCTCCACGACCGCTCTGAGGTCAGAGTCAGACGCTCCTGCACTGATAAGGTTATAAATGTGTGGTGGgaatttttttccttcagtcagGGGGGTGAAGATCGGAAAATTGCCACCCAATCATAAGCTAGAAATGATTCTGGTGTTTTTTCTGCGCTGCCGGTTAAACAGAAACGTGCGGTCCTGACGTTTGATTGGGCGGGCAAAACGCCCGCTCGGGCAGGCTGAGCCTCGCCACACACACTTGTCCACCAACAGCCTAGTTTTCATACTTTGTAACTCTTTCTtcaaaatattttgttattgtgATTCTTTAGATGTTTAGTTTCACTTTGTACTTTACAAAATTCTTTAAATGCACATTTGTCGTGTTATTGTTGAGTCTGAGTCTGTCTGACCGCACGCAATCACGCAGCGACCCTTTAGGGTGAATGGCcgtcaggacacacacacacacacacacagacagacacacagacacacacacctggtgAATCCACACAAGCTGTTCAGAAGAAAACGCACAAGTATCAGCATGTCAAAGCAAAACAAGGCATCACAGCGcaaaccgtgtgtgtgtgtgtgtgtgtgtgtgcacgcacatGTGCTGCATGTGTGCGCTTGTGTACTTACAGCCTCGCCGTCTGTTCAGCCTGCTCTGCATCCATGGACCCCAGGTCTTCTCCAGAGGATTCTGAGTGAGTGTTTGCGACATGGCTTCAACAgccaggtgtgtgtctgtgtgtgtgaacctCTCCTCTGTATCtgcgctctgtgtgtgtctgtgtgtgtgaacctCTCCTCTGTATCtgcgctctgtgtgtgtctgtgtgtgtctgtgtgtgtctgtgtgtgtgaacctCTCCTCTGTATCtgcgctctgtgtgtgtctgtgtgtgtgaacctCTCCTCTGTatctgagctgtgtgtgtgtgtgtgtctgtgtgtgtgaacctCTCCTCTGTATctgcgctgtgtgtgtgtgtgtgtgtgtgtgtctgtgtgtgaacagGAGGACGGGATAAAGGcgctctcccagctgtgttcagaTTTTGAACTTTCTCACACCACATCAGAGTGGGAGGAGCTTCAGCAGCACACCTGTTTGGTTTGCGGCAGAGGATGCGgtgcctctgattggtcggctgGCCTGTCAGTCAGTAAAAGACACTACGATGAGGTCATCCACCAATCACCATGTGCTGCAGTAACCTTTGTCCCGGCACACAGGAAGTGGTGTAACGTGACAAACGGGTAACAACCATGCTGAGCGGCTCTATTGTGATTCTATCAGCTGACACCCAATGAAAGCAGCcgaggcctgtgtgtgtgtcacatgaccTAGGCCTTCATTAATATCAACCATGTGGGTGGTGACTGACTTGTTTGTTGTATTTAAATCCAGTCCtgagataaacacacacacgactgAATGTAagtgaaaagaaacaagagCAGAAAATCCAAACTGCACAAATtcattaaatgcattttaaatgtaattattagaGGCAGTCAtgtttttgcatgtgtggaAAA from Astatotilapia calliptera chromosome 20, fAstCal1.2, whole genome shotgun sequence includes these protein-coding regions:
- the LOC113013802 gene encoding 6-phosphofructo-2-kinase/fructose-2,6-bisphosphatase isoform X5; its protein translation is MKIRKACAVAALQDVCEYISREQGQVVVFDATNTTQDRREVILNFAKENGYKVFFVESICDDPDIIAENIKQVKLSSPDYAGCDKEEAVADFLKRIECYTMTYVPLDDTKDRNLSYIKIFNVGSRYLVNRVQDHIQSRIVYYLMNIHVTPRSIYLCRHGESELNLVGRIGGDSGLSSRGAKFASTLGTYMRGQCISDLKVWTSHMKRTIQTAEALGVQYEQWKALNEIDAGVCEEMTYEEIQEHFPEEFALRDQDKYRYRYPKGESYEDLVQRLEPVIMELERQENVLVICHQAVMRCLLAYFLDKSANELPYLKCPLHTVLKLTPVAYGCKVESVFLNIEAVNTHRDKPVNVDVDRDPAEALETVPEHI